Proteins encoded in a region of the Bicyclus anynana chromosome 9, ilBicAnyn1.1, whole genome shotgun sequence genome:
- the LOC112048984 gene encoding ATP-binding cassette subfamily G member 4 isoform X2 yields MGPSGAGKSTLLDVLSGYRTTGVGGAIFINGRGRNMKRFKKMSCYIQQDDRLQGLLTVGENMELAADLKLPTTMDKYEKGEVIEDILTNLGLYEHMHTRGAQLSGGQRKRLSIALELINNPLIMFLDEPTTGLDSSSCTQVVQLCRSLAHQGRTIVCTVHQPSASLFALFDQVYVLAAGNCLYQGTTTNLVPYLEQAGVPCPIYHNPADYVIELACGEYGEDKMSHLTTKAENGRELAWLDEPTTIPSMEALRKQYPLSVMKEQDSESGPEETPQSNQRSVLIRRGFLKAKRDPTMTHLRLIVNVVVGIMLGALFINAGNEGSRVLENYNLLFAILMHHMMSPMMLTILTFPSEMSILLKEHFNRWYSLGSYYISITIVDLPISIVSCAIFSVIVYTMSAQPLDIARFAMFFAISVYTVLVAQSFGLMIGAVFNVVNGTFLGPTLSVPMMMFAGFGVTLRDLPPYLSWGSYVSYLRYGLEGYIGAIYGLERPTLDCNEAKYCHYRYPRTFLKEIAMSPNMFWWDILALTVTLFVLRTAAFLLLKWKLSAVR; encoded by the exons ATGGGTCCCTCGGGAGCCGGCAAGTCGACGTTACTCGACGTACTTTCCGGGTACCGCACTACGGGAGTCGGCGGCGCTATATTCATCAACGGACGAGGAAGGAATATGA AgaggtttaaaaaaatgtcatgttACATTCAGCAAGACGATAGACTACAGGGCTTGCTCACGGTGGGTGAGAACATGGAGCTCGCTGCTGACCTCAAGCTGCCCACGACCATGGATAAATACGAAAAAGGAGAAGTG ATCGAAGACATTCTGACCAATCTAGGACTGTACGAACACATGCACACCCGTGGAGCTCAACTGTCGGGAGGGCAGAGAAAACGGCTGTCCATCGCTCTGGAACTCATCAACAATCCTCTCATCATGTTCCTTGATGAACCTACCAC AGGCCTGGATAGTTCTTCATGCACCCAAGTCGTACAACTCTGCCGAAGCCTAGCGCATCAGGGTCGAACTATAGTGTGCACAGTACATCAGCCGTCCGCTTCTTTGTTCGCCCTATTCGATCAAGTGTACGTGTTGGCAGCTGGCAACTGTCTCTATCAAGGGACCACAACAAATCTTGTGCCATATTTAGAACAGGCTGGAGTTCCTTGCCCCATTTATCATAACCCAGCAGATTATG TCATAGAATTAGCCTGTGGCGAATACGGAGAGGACAAAATGAGTCACCTAACAACAAAGGCTGAGAACGGTAGGGAATTAGCGTGGTTGGATGAACCGACCACAATTCCCTCAATGGAAGCTCTGAGGAAGCAGTACCCATTGAGTGTGATGAAGGAACAGGACAGCGAGTCTGGACCGGAGGAGACGCCACAGTCCAACCAGAGATCTGTACTCATAAGGCGAGGGTTCCTGAAGGCGAAACGAGATCCT ACCATGACTCACCTGAGGCTGATAGTCAACGTGGTGGTCGGCATCATGCTGGGCGCGCTCTTCATCAACGCCGGCAACGAAGGCTCCCGCGTGCTGGAGAACTACAACCTGCTGTTCGCCATACTGATGCACCATATGATGTCGCCCATGATGCTGACTATACTTACTT ttccTTCAGAGATGTCGATATTACTAAAGGAGCATTTCAACAGATGGTATTCACTTGGATCCTACTACATTTCTATAACGATAGTGGACTTGCCTATATCC aTAGTATCGTGTGCGATATTCAGCGTGATAGTGTACACGATGTCAGCACAGCCGCTGGACATCGCCAGGTTCGCCATGTTCTTCGCCATCTCCGTGTACACGGTGCTCGTCGCGCAGAGTTTCGGCCTGATGATCGGTGCTGTGTTCAACGTTGTT AACGGAACTTTCCTCGGCCCAACGCTCTCAGTGCCGATGATGATGTTCGCTGGTTTCGGCGTGACGCTGCGAGACCTGCCGCCGTACCTGTCGTGGGGGTCGTACGTGTCGTATCTGCGGTACGGACTGGAGGGGTACATCGGAGCCATATACGGGCTGGAGAGACCCACTCTTGATTGCAATGAAGCCAAATACTGCCACTACAG ATACCCACGCACGTTCCTGAAAGAAATCGCGATGTCTCCAAACATGTTCTGGTGGGACATCCTGGCTCTGACTGTCACGCTGTTCGTACTCCGTACAGCCGCCTTTTTGCTGCTCAAGTGGAAACTTAGTGCTGTCcgataa